From the genome of Acidimicrobiales bacterium, one region includes:
- a CDS encoding GNAT family N-acetyltransferase yields MREGARRADRDDLPRLAELYRTAAAQLSARRGGALLAEQHGRAEPVEQTLDRILEERHRAAWVGTVDDHVVGYATGRTETLAGGTELGVVEELFVESGARGVGVGEALMAALLAWFVDRGCAGVDTMALPGDRLSKNFFESSGFKARLIVMHRALPPDSAPGATLSSDHQREPTPPSDP; encoded by the coding sequence ATGCGGGAAGGGGCCAGGCGAGCCGACCGGGATGACCTCCCTCGGCTCGCCGAGCTCTACCGCACCGCCGCGGCCCAGCTCTCGGCCCGTCGAGGCGGGGCGCTGCTCGCCGAGCAGCACGGTCGAGCCGAGCCTGTCGAGCAGACGCTGGACCGGATCCTGGAGGAGCGGCACCGGGCAGCCTGGGTCGGCACGGTCGATGACCATGTCGTCGGCTACGCCACCGGACGCACCGAGACGCTCGCCGGCGGGACGGAGCTCGGCGTGGTGGAGGAGCTGTTCGTTGAGTCGGGCGCCCGCGGTGTCGGAGTGGGCGAAGCGCTCATGGCCGCCCTGTTGGCCTGGTTCGTCGATCGGGGCTGCGCCGGTGTGGACACGATGGCGCTCCCCGGCGACCGTCTGAGCAAGAACTTCTTCGAGTCGAGCGGCTTCAAGGCGCGCCTGATCGTCATGCACCGGGCCCTACCTCCGGACTCCGCTCCCGGAGCGACCCTGTCTTCGGACCACCAGCGCGAGCCAACCCCGCCCTCGGACCCGTGA
- a CDS encoding universal stress protein: MSYQRIVVGTDGSETAGKAVEHAARLAASIGAAFIAVTAYDPHPPGIDRDRAQAPEDIKWRITASGIADDHAQDAVRLARRAGVTEASAVSEAGTAAEALLEVADRRRADLIVVGSRGMSSPGRFLLGSVPNAVTHHAPCDVMIVRTS, translated from the coding sequence ATGAGCTACCAGCGCATCGTGGTCGGCACCGACGGCTCAGAGACGGCGGGCAAGGCCGTCGAGCACGCCGCCCGGCTGGCGGCCAGCATTGGCGCCGCCTTCATCGCCGTGACCGCCTACGACCCTCATCCCCCGGGCATTGATCGCGACCGGGCCCAGGCCCCCGAGGACATCAAGTGGCGGATCACGGCCTCGGGCATAGCCGACGATCACGCTCAGGACGCTGTCCGGCTCGCCCGACGGGCCGGGGTCACCGAGGCGAGCGCGGTGTCCGAGGCCGGGACCGCCGCTGAGGCCCTGCTCGAGGTGGCCGACCGGCGGCGAGCCGACCTGATCGTGGTGGGGTCGAGGGGGATGTCCTCACCGGGCCGCTTCCTGCTCGGCAGCGTGCCCAACGCCGTGACCCATCACGCCCCCTGCGACGTGATGATCGTGCGTACCAGCTGA
- a CDS encoding DUF4193 family protein — protein sequence MAEDVDHQLDEETEQTEEAEEEEELDEPDLDELADDELIDEDTLEEEVEEDEDLEEEPGPEGQNGAAPATTDRAEDEEDEEDDEDDEEDVEASLDVILKERLVVAEDEEEDEETPDTEDRSETATKVLPKQPDEFVCRSCFLVKHPSQLADGERMLCRDCV from the coding sequence ATGGCGGAAGACGTCGACCACCAGTTGGACGAAGAAACAGAACAGACAGAAGAAGCGGAAGAGGAAGAGGAGCTCGACGAGCCCGACCTCGACGAGCTGGCGGACGACGAGCTCATCGATGAGGACACCCTCGAGGAAGAGGTCGAGGAGGACGAGGACCTCGAGGAGGAGCCGGGTCCGGAGGGGCAGAACGGCGCCGCCCCCGCCACGACGGATCGGGCCGAGGACGAGGAGGACGAGGAGGACGACGAGGACGACGAGGAGGACGTCGAGGCCAGCCTCGACGTGATCCTCAAGGAGCGCCTGGTCGTCGCGGAGGACGAGGAGGAGGACGAGGAGACACCCGACACCGAGGACCGGTCGGAGACGGCAACGAAGGTGTTGCCCAAGCAGCCGGACGAGTTCGTGTGCCGGTCGTGCTTCCTCGTCAAGCATCCCAGCCAGCTGGCCGACGGGGAGCGGATGCTGTGCCGCGACTGCGTCTAG